A stretch of Brassica napus cultivar Da-Ae chromosome C6, Da-Ae, whole genome shotgun sequence DNA encodes these proteins:
- the LOC106355720 gene encoding glutathione S-transferase T3-like, translating to MIPGNQYPGYVDFLHSVSGNNAQGNFSYESFPYSLNLGASQIPPFSSQQTEAPSQPDNPPVETPVERMVRKKWNPVDDEVLISAWLNISKDVVVGTEQKCRNFWKRVGDYFSAAHHEKRDGEHCKQRWHKLNGDTNKYCAAYAAAERLQSSGQNDNDLVKKAHEIYFADHGSKFTLDHTWCLLRYEQKWLSLNTPKSGGEKRKTAEVGSQASSSNVGEEEPRPEGIKAAKARRNSRKGMAVEDFKSVHELKMEDLAKKERLSKLAILDTLLAKKEPTEREENVKNMLLAEFS from the coding sequence ATGATTCCAGGTAACCAGTACCCTGGTTATGTAGATTTCCTTCATAGCGTGTCAGGAAATAATGCTCAGGGAAACTTTTCTTATGAAAGTTTTCCTTATAGTCTCAACCTTGGAGCCTCTCAAATTCCCCCTTTCAGTTCACAACAGACTGAAGCTCCATCCCAGCCTGATAACCCACCAGTGGAGACACCAGTGGAGCGGATGGTGAGAAAGAAATGGAATCCTGTTGATGACGAGGTCCTGATCAGTGCCTGGCTAAACATATCAAAAGATGTTGTTGTCGGCACTGAACAGAAGTGCCGGAATTTCTGGAAACGCGTAGGAGATTACTTTTCAGCAGCTCATCATGAGAAGAGAGATGGCGAGCATTGTAAGCAGAGATGGCATAAACTCAATGGGGATACAAACAAGTATTGTGCAGCATACGCAGCTGCGGAGAGGCTTCAAAGTAGCGGTCAGAATGACAACGACTTAGTGAAAAAAGCTCATGAGATCTACTTTGCGGATCACGGCTCCAAGTTCACCTTGGACCATACATGGTGTCTTCTGAGATACGAACAGAAGTGGCTGAGCCTGAACACTCCAAAGTCTGGCGGTGAGAAGAGAAAGACTGCTGAGGTTGGTTCCCAAGCATCAAGCAGTAACGTTGGTGAGGAAGAGCCCCGTCCTGAAGGTATCAAAGCTGCGAAAGCAAGAAGGAATTCTAGGAAGGGGATGGCTGTCGAGGACTTTAAGAGCGTCCATGAGCTCAAGATGGAGGATTTGGCGAAGAAGGAGAGGCTCTCGAAGCTGGCCATTTTAGACACTCTCCTTGCTAAGAAGGAGCCAACCGAGAGGGAAGAAAATGTGAAGAACATGCTGTTGGCCGAATTTTCCTAG
- the LOC106355722 gene encoding protein WALLS ARE THIN 1-like: MADNTDRRAIWGVPEKLQLHIAMLTLQFGYAGFHVVSRAALNMGISKLVFPVYRNIIALLLLLPFAYFLEKKERPAITLNFLIQFFFLALIGITANQGFYLLGLDYTSPTFASSMQNSVPAITFLMAALLRIEKVRINRRDGISKVLGTALCVAGASVITLYKGPTIYTPTSHLHAHLLTTNSAILAPLGDAAPKNWTLGCLYLIGHCLSWSGWLVFQAPVLKSYPARLSVTSYTLLFGIIQFVIIAAFCERDSQAWAFHSGWELFTILYAGIVASGIAFAVQIWCIDRGGPVFVAVYQPVQTLVVAIMASIALGEEFYLGGIIGAVLIIAGLYFVLYGKSEERKFAALEKAMIQSSAEHVIERAPVSRGSVKSSITAPLLHQSTDNV; the protein is encoded by the exons ATGGCTGATAACACCGACCGGAGAGCGATATGGGGAGTTCCGGAGAAGCTTCAGCTTCACATAGCGATGCTCACGTTGCAGTTCGGTTACGCTGGATTCCATGTGGTCTCGAGAGCTGCTCTTAACATGGGAATCAGCAAACTCGTCTTCCCTGTTTATCGTAACATCATTGCcttgcttcttctccttcccTTCGCTTACTTCCTCGAAAA GAAGGAGAGACCAGCGATTACACTCAATTTTCTCATTCAGTTCTTCTTTCTAGCACTCATCgg AATAACAGCGAACCAAGGGTTTTACTTGTTGGGACTGGACTACACTTCACCAACATTTGCTTCTTCCATGCAAAATTCTGTTCCCGCCATTACCTTTCTCATGGCTGCTCTTCTCAG GATtgagaaagttagaataaaccGAAGAGACGGTATCTCCAAGGTCTTAGGAACAGCTCTTTGCGTCGCCGGAGCTTCCGTCATCACTCTCTACAAGGGTCCAACCATCTACACTCCGACTAGCCACCTCCACGCTCACCTCCTCACCACCAACTCCGCTATCTTAGCGCCGCTTGGAGACGCCGCGCCAAAAAATTGGACTCTTGGCTGCCTCTACCTAATAGGTCACTGTCTCTCGTGGTCCGGCTGGCTCGTGTTTCAAGCTCCGGTTCTTAAATCTTATCCGGCGAGGCTCTCGGTTACGTCTTACACCCTTTTGTTCGGAATCATCCAGTTCGTGATCATAGCTGCTTTCTGTGAAAGAGATTCTCAGGCTTGGGCTTTTCACTCCGGTTGGGAGCTTTTCACCATCCTCTACgca GGAATAGTGGCGTCTGGAATCGCGTTTGCGGTTCAGATTTGGTGTATTGACAGAGGGGGTCCAGTTTTCGTTGCGGTTTACCAACCTGTTCAGACTTTGGTTGTTGCGATTATGGCTTCGATTGCGTTAGGCGAAGAGTTTTACTTGGGCGG GATTATTGGAGCTGTGCTGATCATAGCGGGACTCTACTTTGTGTTGTATGGTAAGAGCGAAGAGAGGAAGTTTGCAGCTCTTGAGAAGGCAATGATCCAGTCCTCAGCGGAGCATGTTATCGAGCGTGCACCCGTTTCTCGCGGCTCCGTCAAGTCGTCCATCACAGCTCCACTGCTCCATCAATCAACGGACAACGTTTGA
- the LOC106353535 gene encoding dehydration-responsive element-binding protein 2D, translating into MSSIEPKVMMVGANKKQRTVNASSRKGCMRGKGGPENASCTYKGVRQRTWGKWVAEIREPNRGARLWLGTFETSREAALAYDSAARKLYGPDAHLNLPESLRSYPETASPGTQVSQTPSSNTGEKSSEESPSSSNEMSSWGTRSEISWEHMNVDLPVTDDSSIWQEATMSLGFPWVHEGDDDISLFNSCISDGYSNWDSFHSPL; encoded by the coding sequence ATGTCATCCATAGAGCCAAAGGTAATGATGGTTGGTGCAAACAAGAAACAACGAACGGTCAACGCTAGTTCGAGGAAAGGCTGTATGAGAGGAAAAGGTGGACCTGAGAACGCGTCATGCACTTACAAAGGCGTTAGACAACGCACTTGGGGCAAATGGGTCGCTGAGATCCGTGAGCCTAACCGAGGAGCTCGTCTTTGGCTAGGTACTTTCGAGACCTCCCGCGAGGCTGCCCTGGCTTATGACTCCGCAGCTCGTAAGCTATATGGGCCCGATGCTCACCTCAACCTTCCTGAGTCCTTAAGAAGCTACCCGGAGACAGCGTCGCCTGGGACACAAGTCTCCCAAACGCCAAGCAGCAACACGGGTGAAAAAAGCAGCGAGGAGTCGCCTAGTTCATCCAACGAGATGTCATCGTGGGGAACAAGATCGGAGATATCATGGGAGCATATGAACGTTGATTTGCCGGTAACAGATGATTCTTCTATATGGCAAGAAGCTACAATGTCACTAGGGTTTCCATGGGTTCATGAAGGAGATGATgatatttctctttttaatagTTGTATTTCCGATGGCTATTCTAATTGGGATTCCTTTCATTCACCACTTTGA
- the LOC106369436 gene encoding uncharacterized protein At4g04775-like yields MGLDYSYTQTSESEDYGLGGSADSGNSSTEMYIQLDQAQIEAARHQYPPQPEVEFGFPKECYCGGEPLVATSYTRTDPGRRFYTCKNKQDGDCHVYKWWDVAATEEIKAIGAQVTLLTDKVDSLSFVGYEETELRELKEVQFDMEQKLVRLESIVCDLGRKKSRFGNGFELVLGVLVVVLVIIAIGVAARM; encoded by the coding sequence ATGGGTTTGGATTATTCGTACACGCAGACGTCTGAGTCGGAGGATTACGGTTTAGGAGGTTCAGCAGACAGTGGAAACAGCTCTACAGAGATGTATATCCAGCTGGACCAAGCTCAGATCGAAGCCGCACGCCATCAGTACCCTCCGCAGCCTGAAGTGGAGTTTGGCTTCCCCAAGGAGTGCTACTGTGGTGGCGAGCCACTTGTAGCCACTTCTTACACAAGAACTGACCCGGGGAGAAGGTTCTACACCTGCAAGAACAAACAGGACGGAGACTGCCATGTCTACAAGTGGTGGGACGTCGCGGCTACAGAGGAGATCAAAGCCATTGGTGCACAAGTGACCCTCCTCACTGATAAGGTAGATTCTCTTTCATTCGTCGGTTACGAGGAGACCGAGCTGCGGGAGTTAAAGGAAGTTCAATTTGATATGGAGCAGAAATTGGTTAGGTTGGAGAGCATTGTCTGTGACTTAGGTAGAAAGAAATCTAGATTTGGTAATGGGTTTGAACTAGTTCTAGGTGTTCTGGTTGTTGTGTTAGTGATAATAGCCATCGGAGTAGCTGCTCGTATGTAG
- the LOC106355724 gene encoding uncharacterized protein LOC106355724 → MKPEDYNPWMGAGSEDAGGGNMSAQPTRKLADIDDEEFDIPPMFDDTEYNAAEIPDMDVDVKDGQIVVGKVFGSKQNCQIALAIYAIKKQFKFTQTRTKIGSFVVECPDERCDWRVTAHEIRGCGYYEIRKAQLDHICPIEFRQDYKTRATSRVIAAVYKAKFGNPEKAPVARSDEDAYLKLPEYLHMLNLANPCTIADLETDVDEDGDERFLYLFFAFGASICGFKKLRHVLVIDETHLSGKYKGVLLTASGQDANFQIFSLAFAVVDSEDEDVWTWFLQKVERILGDSPTLAIISDRAVCIANAVSKIYPQAKHGACIVHLARSVNSRFSSKHLAQMVTATAMSYMPRDYKELYGKIRATNSACGVYLGKIGVARWSRANFTGERYNIMTINIAEQLRKALLEGRGANIVELIKFIQRMMTRWFSARRKKVRETQRCSDRLGVPYETLCGHWYKTSVWRETYTGMISPEEDPRDVDIPEEVSSMVLYPPITKRQVGCRRKTRIPSTGEIRVPKKKQVQNRCGRCGGFGHNRTNCVNPI, encoded by the exons ATGAAGCCAGAGGATTATAATCCTTGGATGGGAGCTGGGAGTGAGGATGCTGGAGGTGGAAACATGAGCGCTCAACCTACACGTAAGCTTGCAGATATTGATGACGAGGAATTTGACATCCCCCCAATGTTTGATGATACAGAATACAATGCTGCAGAAATTCCTGACATGGATGTTGATGTAAAAGACGGCCAAATAGTTGTGGGAAAAGTGTTTGGTAGTAAGCAGAATTGTCAGATTGCTCTAGCAATTTATGCAATAAAGAAACAGTTCAAGTTCACTCAGACAAGGACGAAAATTGGTTCTTTTGTGGTGGAGTGTCCAGATGAAAGGTGTGATTGGCGTGTAACAGCACATGAAATTAGGGGGTGTGGTTACTACGAGATAAGAAAGGCGCAGCTTGATCATATCTGCCCCATTGAATTTCGACAGGACTACAAGACTAGAGCAACATCTCGTGTTATTGCAGCTGTGTACAAGGCAAAGTTCGGGAACCCGGAGAAGGCACCAGTGGCTC GTTCCGATGAGGACGCCTACTTGAAGCTGCCTGAGTATCTTCACATGCTCAACCTTGCAAATCCTTGTACAATTGCTGATTTGGAGACAGATGTAGATGAAGATGGTGATGAACGTTTCCTGTACTTATTTTTTGCATTTGGTGCTTCGATATGTGGGTTTAAGAAGCTAAGGCATGTTTTGGTGATAGATGAGACACATCTAAGTGGCAAGTACAAAGGAGTTTTGTTAACCGCTAGTGGTCAGGATGCTAATTTCCAGATCTTTTCTCTAGCATTTGCGGTTGTGGACAGTGAGGATGAGGATGTGTGGACATGGTTTTTGCAGAAAGTTGAGAGGATTCTGGGGGATTCTCCTACTCTTGCCATAATATCTGACAGGGCCGTATGTATTGCCAATGCAGTGAGTAAGATTTATCCTCAAGCAAAGCATGGAGCTTGCATAGTTCATTTGGCAAGGAGTGTGAACTCAAGGTTCTCTAGCAAACACTTAGCACAAATGGTGACTGCTACAGCGATGTCGTATATGCCTAGAGATTACAAAGAACTTTATGGGAAGATCCGAGCAACTAACAGTGCGTGTGGTGTATATCTTGGAAAAATTGGTGTTGCTCGTTGGTCAAGAGCAAATTTCACCGGTGAAAGGTATAACATCATGACTATCAATATTGCTGAGCAGCTGAGGAAAGCGCTTTTGGAAGGGAGGGGAGCGAACATTGTTGAGTTGATAAAGTTCATTCAGAGGATGATGACGAGATGGTTTAGTGCGAGGAGAAAAAAAGTCAGAGAAACACAGAGGTGCT CGGATAGGCTTGGAGTGCCTTACGAGACATTGTGTGGGCATTGGTACAAGACATCGGTGTGGAGGGAGACATATACAGGGATGATCAGTCCAGAGGAAGACCCAAGGGATGTTGACATACCTGAAGAAGTTAGCAGCATGGTTTTGTACCCTCCTATCACAAAAAGGCAAGTTGGATGTCGTCGCAAGACACGCATCCCTTCAACGGGGGAGATACGG GTGCCAAAGAAGAAACAGGTGCAGAACAGATGTGGAAGGTGTGGAGGGTTTGGGCACAATCGCACAAATTGCGTCAACCCTATCTAG